A stretch of the Streptomyces sp. NBC_00078 genome encodes the following:
- a CDS encoding GNAT family N-acetyltransferase — protein sequence MPYVTSPVLPAQTLSRTPQPRLPTGDGLLLRPWRAEDAPAVHEAFQDPLMHQWHIRRSDSEAEAAGWIEEWQKAWEGERTAQWAVTDADSDRLLGRVALREIALGDGVAEVAYWTTAAARGQGAAARATTALSRWALDEIGFHRLELMHATANHASCRVAAKTGFALEGTKRSALLHPDGWHDMHLHARVQGD from the coding sequence ATGCCCTACGTCACCAGCCCCGTCCTGCCCGCTCAAACCCTCTCCCGCACCCCGCAGCCCCGGCTCCCCACCGGCGACGGGCTGCTTCTGCGTCCCTGGCGGGCCGAGGACGCGCCCGCCGTCCACGAGGCTTTCCAGGACCCGCTCATGCACCAGTGGCACATCCGGCGCAGCGACTCCGAGGCGGAGGCCGCCGGCTGGATCGAGGAGTGGCAGAAGGCGTGGGAGGGCGAGCGGACCGCGCAGTGGGCCGTCACCGACGCGGACAGCGACCGGTTGCTGGGGCGGGTGGCGCTGCGCGAGATCGCGCTCGGGGACGGCGTGGCCGAGGTCGCGTACTGGACCACGGCGGCGGCCCGCGGCCAGGGCGCTGCCGCCCGCGCGACGACCGCCCTGTCCCGCTGGGCCCTCGACGAGATCGGCTTCCACCGCCTGGAACTGATGCACGCCACCGCCAACCACGCCTCCTGCCGGGTCGCCGCCAAGACGGGCTTCGCCCTGGAGGGCACCAAGCGCAGCGCCCTCCTCCACCCGGACGGCTGGCACGACATGCACCTGCACGCGCGCGTACAGGGCGACTGA
- a CDS encoding RluA family pseudouridine synthase, giving the protein MSRKPRIPPAPLPQRQGVDPVRVRLPVEGPWATVREHLVERLSGAGAGVVDGMLDAGEIVGADGRAVAPDAAYQPGMFVWFHRELPAEMPVPFPLEVVYRDEHIVVVDKPHFLATTPRGSHVTETALARLRRELGLPALGAAHRLDRLTAGLVLFTVRPEERGAYQSLFRDRRVSKEYEAIAPYDPGLALPRTVRSRIVKERGVLAAYEVAGEPNAVSRIELVEHRGDALGRYRLVPSTGQTHQLRVHMNALGTPILGDPLYPVVAEPVPAGDFRRPLQLLARALEFTDPITGVEHRFLSTRALLAWSSYDDWAGQ; this is encoded by the coding sequence ATGAGTCGCAAGCCACGGATCCCGCCCGCGCCGCTGCCACAACGGCAGGGGGTGGACCCCGTGCGCGTGCGGCTGCCCGTCGAGGGACCGTGGGCCACCGTTCGCGAGCACCTCGTCGAGCGGCTCAGCGGGGCGGGCGCGGGTGTCGTCGACGGGATGCTCGACGCGGGGGAGATCGTCGGCGCCGACGGGCGGGCCGTCGCGCCGGACGCCGCCTACCAACCCGGCATGTTCGTGTGGTTCCACCGCGAGCTGCCCGCCGAGATGCCGGTGCCGTTCCCACTGGAGGTGGTGTATCGCGACGAGCACATCGTCGTCGTCGACAAGCCGCACTTCCTGGCCACCACCCCGCGCGGCAGCCATGTCACCGAGACCGCGCTCGCGCGTCTGCGACGGGAGCTGGGCCTGCCCGCACTGGGCGCCGCACACCGGCTGGACCGGCTCACCGCCGGGCTCGTGCTGTTCACGGTGCGGCCCGAGGAGCGCGGCGCGTACCAGTCGCTCTTCCGCGACCGGCGGGTGAGCAAGGAGTACGAGGCGATCGCCCCGTACGATCCCGGGCTCGCCCTGCCCCGGACCGTGCGCAGCCGCATCGTGAAGGAGCGTGGCGTGCTCGCCGCCTACGAGGTGGCGGGCGAGCCGAACGCCGTCAGCCGCATCGAGCTGGTCGAACACCGCGGCGACGCCCTGGGGCGCTATCGGCTGGTGCCCAGTACCGGGCAGACCCACCAGCTCCGGGTCCACATGAACGCGCTCGGCACACCGATTCTCGGCGATCCGCTCTACCCCGTGGTGGCCGAACCCGTGCCGGCCGGCGACTTCCGGCGTCCGCTCCAACTGCTGGCGCGGGCACTGGAGTTCACCGATCCGATCACGGGGGTGGAGCACCGTTTCCTGAGCACTCGAGCGCTGCTGGCCTGGTCCTCCTACGACGACTGGGCCGGTCAGTAA
- a CDS encoding PadR family transcriptional regulator has protein sequence MAMKRRKLGNPLALAVLVTLWEKPMHPYEIAQTLRRRGKDTSTKINYGSLYTVVQSLEKHGFVEVTDVERQGNRPERTVYGLTGAGREEMTEWLSDLVAAPAKEYPIFETALSLVGALPPDEVVRLLEERLNSLEVQAASGRGALEKLCETLPRLFLIETEYQLHMIEAQAEWVRGLLEEIRKGSLPGVEGWRRFHETGELPPEFR, from the coding sequence ATGGCGATGAAGCGCCGCAAGCTCGGCAACCCCCTGGCGCTCGCCGTGCTGGTGACCCTCTGGGAAAAGCCGATGCATCCGTACGAGATCGCCCAGACGCTGCGCCGTCGGGGCAAGGACACCAGCACGAAGATCAACTACGGCTCGCTCTACACGGTCGTCCAGAGCCTCGAAAAGCATGGATTCGTCGAGGTCACCGACGTGGAGCGGCAGGGCAACCGGCCTGAGCGCACGGTGTACGGGCTCACCGGGGCCGGCCGCGAGGAGATGACCGAGTGGTTGTCAGACCTCGTCGCCGCCCCGGCCAAGGAGTACCCGATCTTCGAGACCGCCCTCTCCCTGGTGGGCGCACTGCCCCCCGACGAGGTGGTGCGGCTGCTGGAGGAGCGGCTGAACTCCCTGGAGGTGCAGGCGGCGAGCGGACGTGGAGCGCTGGAGAAGCTCTGCGAAACGCTGCCGAGGCTCTTCCTGATCGAGACCGAGTACCAGTTGCACATGATCGAGGCGCAGGCGGAATGGGTCCGTGGCCTCCTGGAGGAGATCAGGAAGGGCTCACTGCCCGGCGTCGAGGGGTGGCGGAGGTTCCACGAGACCGGGGAGCTGCCACCCGAGTTCAGATAG
- a CDS encoding amino acid permease: MTTTAPSDIRPDPPHSPDDHSLAEFGYRQELHRSLGRYASFAAGFSFISVLTTVFQFFAFGYAFGGPVFFWAWPAVLVGQLLVAACFAELAARYPISGAIYQWSSRLSNLTFGWFAGWIMVIGQIVVVAAAALALQMVLPAIWSGFQLVGTDSAPTSADGAANAAVLGVILLVLTTLVNIMDNRVLSVINRVGVTAEIIGAVLIVVLLLTHSKRSPGITFHTEGAAGSGLLGALLVGSFTAAYVMIGFDSAGEMSEETRDPRRTAPRTILTALGAAGLLGGLVILGGVLAAPSLTDGHLGVDGLSYVLTSSLGDGVGRALLADVVVAIAVATLAIQTAASRMLFSMARDGGLPFSGRLAHVNQRTGMPSAPALVVGVLAAALLLLNFASPDAFLAIGTTCIVMLYLAYAMVTGPLLIRRLRGEFAAGGTDEKGAKLFSLGRWGIPVNALALLYGLLMTVNLAWPRAAVYDPTGGHWYFQWFTVLFLAVTLLAGGAYRAYRKRTAARSAVPETPVTQAAA; the protein is encoded by the coding sequence GTGACGACAACAGCCCCCTCCGACATACGCCCCGATCCGCCCCACTCCCCCGACGACCACTCCCTCGCCGAGTTCGGCTACCGCCAGGAACTGCACCGCAGCCTGGGCCGGTACGCCTCCTTCGCGGCCGGGTTCTCCTTCATCTCGGTCCTGACGACCGTCTTCCAGTTCTTCGCCTTCGGGTACGCGTTCGGCGGCCCCGTCTTCTTCTGGGCCTGGCCGGCGGTGCTGGTCGGGCAACTGCTGGTGGCCGCGTGCTTCGCGGAACTGGCCGCCCGCTATCCGATCTCGGGCGCGATCTACCAGTGGTCCTCGCGCCTTTCGAACCTCACCTTCGGCTGGTTCGCCGGCTGGATCATGGTGATCGGACAGATCGTGGTGGTCGCGGCGGCGGCGCTGGCACTGCAGATGGTGCTGCCCGCCATCTGGTCCGGCTTCCAGCTGGTGGGCACCGACTCCGCGCCGACCTCGGCGGACGGCGCGGCGAACGCAGCGGTCCTGGGCGTGATCCTGCTGGTGCTCACCACGCTGGTGAACATCATGGACAACCGGGTGCTGTCGGTGATCAACCGCGTCGGCGTCACCGCGGAGATCATCGGCGCGGTCCTGATCGTCGTCCTTCTGCTCACCCACTCCAAGCGCTCTCCCGGCATCACCTTCCACACCGAAGGGGCGGCGGGTTCCGGCCTGCTGGGGGCGCTGCTCGTCGGCTCGTTCACGGCGGCGTACGTGATGATCGGCTTCGACAGCGCGGGCGAGATGAGCGAGGAGACGCGCGATCCGCGCCGGACGGCGCCCCGCACGATCCTCACCGCGCTCGGCGCCGCCGGCCTGCTCGGCGGCCTGGTCATCCTCGGCGGAGTGCTCGCCGCGCCCAGCCTGACCGACGGCCACCTCGGCGTCGACGGCCTCAGCTACGTCCTGACCAGCAGCCTGGGTGACGGGGTCGGCAGGGCGCTTCTGGCCGACGTGGTGGTGGCGATCGCGGTGGCGACCCTCGCGATCCAGACCGCGGCCTCCCGGATGCTGTTCTCCATGGCCCGCGACGGCGGGCTCCCGTTCTCAGGGCGCCTGGCGCACGTCAACCAGCGCACCGGCATGCCCAGCGCTCCCGCTCTGGTCGTCGGCGTCCTCGCGGCGGCCCTCCTGCTGCTCAACTTCGCCTCGCCGGACGCCTTCCTGGCCATCGGCACCACGTGCATCGTGATGCTGTACCTGGCCTACGCGATGGTGACCGGCCCCCTCCTGATCCGGCGCCTGCGCGGCGAGTTCGCCGCCGGCGGCACCGACGAGAAGGGCGCGAAGCTCTTCTCCCTCGGCCGCTGGGGCATCCCCGTCAACGCCCTCGCCCTCCTCTACGGCCTCCTCATGACCGTCAACCTGGCCTGGCCACGTGCGGCGGTGTACGACCCGACGGGCGGGCACTGGTACTTCCAGTGGTTCACGGTGCTGTTCCTCGCCGTCACGCTGCTGGCCGGCGGCGCCTACCGGGCGTACCGAAAGCGGACCGCCGCCCGAAGTGCCGTACCGGAGACGCCTGTCACCCAGGCCGCGGCGTAG
- a CDS encoding cytochrome P450 produces the protein MTPEHQSLTGMDPTLGPPPGCPAHGRGPGGLHRLYGPEAEDLASLYEQLREEHGPVAPVLLHDDVPMWVVLGHTENLHMVRSPSQFCRDSRIWNPLGEGLVKPDHPLMPHIAWQPICSHAEGDEHLRLRAAVTGAMSTIDHRGVRRHINRHTQRLVNRFCKEGSADLVGQFAEHLPMGVMCEILGMPDEYNDRLVQAARDALKGTETAIASHTYVMDALSRLTAKRRARPEEDFTSHLITHPAGLTDDEVREHLRLVLFAAYEATVNLLSNVLRMILTDPRFRAQLNGGQMTVPEAVEQSLWDEPPFSSVFAYFAKQDTELGGQHVRRGDGLLLGIAPGNVDPRVRPDLAANMQGNRSHLAFGGGPHECPGQEIGRAIADTGVDALLMRLPDVQLDCHEDELEWRQSISSRHLVELPVRFEPKPEQDVKSKPGHAPVPPQRGNWQVGSLQPEPAAAAAPAPQPAAPPQHPVPAPEEPARPKGAWRRFLVWWRGY, from the coding sequence GTGACGCCTGAACACCAATCTCTGACCGGCATGGACCCCACGCTCGGCCCGCCGCCCGGCTGCCCCGCCCACGGCCGTGGCCCCGGCGGGCTGCACCGGCTCTACGGTCCGGAGGCGGAGGACCTGGCCTCCCTGTACGAGCAACTCCGCGAGGAGCACGGCCCGGTGGCACCCGTGCTGCTCCACGACGACGTGCCCATGTGGGTCGTGCTCGGCCACACCGAGAACCTGCACATGGTGCGCTCGCCCTCGCAGTTCTGCCGGGACAGCCGTATCTGGAACCCGCTGGGCGAGGGCCTGGTCAAGCCCGACCACCCGCTGATGCCGCACATCGCCTGGCAGCCGATCTGCTCCCACGCCGAGGGCGACGAACACCTGCGCCTGCGGGCCGCGGTCACCGGCGCCATGTCGACCATCGACCACCGCGGCGTCCGCCGTCACATCAACCGCCACACCCAGCGCCTCGTCAACCGCTTCTGCAAGGAGGGGTCGGCCGACCTGGTCGGACAGTTCGCCGAGCACCTGCCGATGGGTGTGATGTGCGAGATCCTCGGCATGCCCGACGAGTACAACGACCGGCTCGTGCAGGCGGCCCGTGACGCGCTCAAGGGCACCGAGACCGCGATCGCCAGCCACACCTACGTGATGGACGCGCTGAGCCGGCTCACCGCCAAGCGGCGCGCCCGGCCCGAGGAGGACTTCACCAGCCACCTCATCACCCACCCCGCGGGACTGACCGACGACGAGGTCCGCGAGCACCTGCGCCTCGTGCTCTTCGCCGCCTACGAGGCCACGGTCAACCTCCTGTCCAACGTGCTGCGCATGATCCTCACCGACCCGCGCTTCAGGGCCCAGCTCAACGGCGGACAGATGACGGTGCCGGAAGCGGTCGAGCAGTCCCTGTGGGACGAACCGCCGTTCAGCTCGGTCTTCGCCTACTTCGCCAAGCAGGACACGGAGTTGGGCGGCCAGCACGTCCGCAGGGGCGACGGGCTGCTGCTCGGGATCGCGCCGGGCAACGTCGACCCGCGGGTCCGTCCCGACCTCGCCGCCAACATGCAGGGCAACCGCTCGCACCTCGCCTTCGGCGGCGGTCCGCACGAGTGCCCCGGTCAGGAGATCGGCCGTGCCATCGCCGACACCGGTGTCGACGCTCTGCTCATGCGGCTGCCCGACGTCCAACTCGACTGCCATGAGGACGAGTTGGAGTGGCGGCAGTCGATCTCCTCACGGCATCTGGTGGAGCTTCCGGTCCGCTTCGAGCCGAAGCCGGAGCAGGACGTGAAGTCCAAGCCGGGCCACGCCCCCGTCCCGCCGCAGCGCGGCAACTGGCAGGTCGGCTCCCTGCAGCCCGAGCCGGCCGCTGCCGCCGCCCCGGCGCCCCAGCCGGCCGCACCGCCCCAGCACCCGGTCCCGGCGCCCGAGGAACCGGCCCGCCCCAAGGGCGCCTGGCGCCGCTTCCTGGTCTGGTGGCGCGGTTACTGA